From the genome of Thermoproteales archaeon:
GATGAAAAAATTCGTTATATTTGTACTCGCTCTCTACACCAAAATCTTAACGATAAAATAGTTAAAAATAAGAGATTAACAAAACTGGAAAAAGGACTTTATGTAGTAGGTCCCTTGGCTTTATTACTGATCTACTTTGAAGCTTTGAAAGTTCCAACTTTAACTATATTACCATATGCAAAAATTGACCGCCCAGACCCAGAAGCCGCTTCAGAAGCAGTGAAAATTTTCAGCTACATTTACGATAGGAAAATCGATTATCTTGATTTAATTGAGCAGGCTAAAGAAGTAGAGAGGTATTTAAACGAGATACAAAAGAAGCTAGAGGAGATGCGGAAAGAAGAAAGTAAGTTAATCTATATTTAAAATTTTATGTAAAAATTGCGATGCAGATTTTTCATCCTTGATTCTGCTTACACTATAATATATTGTTTTAATGCTTGGACATTTACTTTTTAATTTTTTAATGAATGATTTTTTAACGTTGATGAGCTCGTCATCTATTATAAATATTATTTTTGTGTAGTTATTTGAGTGCTTGATTAGATAACTACTTAAGGCGTACCTGAGGATTTTACTTATACTTCTGGTAATAAGTCTACTCACCTTATATTGAGACAGAGGAAAAATTTCTGAGAGTTCTATTGGAACTATCCCAAAAATTGGTGAGTATACGATTATGTGGCAGGAAATTCCTTTGTTTTTAATTAGTTTGTAAATTATTGAGATTGGCCCGTAACGAGTATATGGTTTTTCGGGGGTTTCTGGCAATATTAACAAGGTATTACAAGTTGGAGGAAGATATCTACTATCAAGTCGTCTGACATGCCTATATATTTCAGGTCGCCAAATAGACGTAGGTAGAGAAAAAGTTAAGCCACGCACGGGTTGTCTGGTAACCGGATGATGTTTTTCGAGGAATTTTACATATTTTCTTAGTCTACACAGTGCATCCATAATAGCCGGTTGACCTGCTGCCTTTCTTTCTATTAACTCCCAAAGCCAACCTTCGTGTATTGCTTGTTTTATTGTTTTAATTTCTTTAGAAATAACATAAAGATTGTGAAGAGCTATCTTCTGCTCTAATTCCTCTCTCGGTAGCTCTTTCAAATCTTCAATCTTATACTTTGAGCATATAGGACAATTACACGGTAATTCTTTTAACCTTTCAAAGCGCAGAACACCGTAACCGGTCATATACCGTAAATCTTTAGCATAAATAGCATATGCTGCTGAGTCGAAAAGATCTATCCCTAGAGCTACAGCTAAGGACAACATAACGGGATTCCCGCCTCCAAACAAGTGTACAGGTTTATCTGGAGGCAGCCATGTCTTAGCTCTTACTACTGCATCTGCCATTGCCACAAAATTATATCGCTCCATTAGTTGTGTGAATCCTCCAATAGCGAAAATATCGAAATTCATGTCTGACATTTCACGTGCAGAGTATTCTACCAAGTCCAGGTATATGCTTCCTTGTACTGGTCCTACCAAGAGCATTTCTCCCTTTCGCATCTCCAAGGCCTTCTTCGCGCGGCGTAAAGTTTCTTCAACTCTTTCCTTAGCCTCCTCTTGCGAAAGACCTGGAGGTGTGGGTAAATCAAGGATTACACCAATATCAGAACCTATAGCTTCTTCAAATCTTAGAATCTCCTCAGGCGTTACATCAATTTTTCCGTAGGTCATTAATTGGTAAGCCCCCGAATCTGTCATAACAGGCTTCTCTACTCCAAGAATCCTGTGAACACTTAATTCTTCGGCAAGCTCGCCGTATTGCTTTTTCAATATGTAGGCGTTAGTCATAAGCAGAGGGAAATTTAGATCTACGATTTTAGCTGGTATTATTATATTTTTTGAAGGATTTACTACAGGAGCGATCGCCGGAGTCTCGATTTTGCCATGTCTAGTTTCTAATATTCCAATCCTACCGGCAAGATCTTTCTCTAAAATCTCAAACATTTTATCAAACGCTCCTATTGCAAATTTATGCTTACTCTATTCGTCTCCTGCCTCTTATGGAGTCTTGTCATCTATATATTCATTGCTTCATTAAATTCATCTCAATGCATGTTTCACCACTTATGATGCCACCAGTCTAATAAAAACACTATTGAAGAATACTAGATGATTCCCCTGCCAATATGTTTGAAAACAATAAACAAATTTTTTGAGTATAAGGAGTGGGCAGTTAGGATTTTGAGGCTAAAAATTGTCTTACTAATACAACTACAGTTGTTTACGCGTCAAATAACTAAATAAACTTTAAATGTAAAACATAAAAATAAAAATTTTTATATTGAAACTGTTGATCATATTTATTCTATTTTTTTAGCTTTTGCTTTTTCAATAAAATCATTGAAGATGTCTTTTACCCTTTCGGCCATTGGACCAGATCCTTCAACACCTTTCTCGGTAACCCTTATTTTATCCATTACTAGTATAACTCTAGAATCAGGATAGTATTTAACCATTCTGGGAAATCTTTCTTCTAATCTTCTAGCTAATTCACCAAGATCTAGTGGTTCTTCTATTAGGAATATTTCTGAAATAGTGCTTCCATATATTATAATCCTATGATATTCGTTTCCTGCCATATCTTTTGCATCCGCAAGTACAATGCTGTAATTTGAAGACTCATATCCCACTAATCTTCCACTGTATTCCTTCCCACTTTTTGTTCTCACAGCTACAAGTTTGTCAACCATTGCCGAAAACTCCGCGGTAAATCGTCTAGATGGTATATCTATTATACTCAAATCTTTACACCTCTCTATTACCACCCTAACTTACTCATGCAAAAACATCTTTTCTTTTATATTTTTCCCTATCGTTACCTTGGCAACGACTTTACTAATCAAAATATTAAAGGAATGATGTCACGGAAAATTAATAAGCAAAAACTGATATAGTGAGAAAGAATAAACACTGATAAGGTATTCAAAATATGAAAGAAGAAGTAAGTTATAAAGTTGAAAAAACTGAAAAACACCCGTTCGAAAATATTTATACGTTACTGCTTTCAAAGAACAACAAAAAAATTTCTATAGAAATTCCTACCATGATATTTGAAGATCTAGGAATCAGTGCAGAAAAAATTGATACTGTTAAATTAGTAGTATTTAAGCAAAAACCAGATCTTGAGCCTTGGGATTTAGTACTACGTGCAATAGTTTACAAGATAAAAATGACTGACACTAAGGAAAAAACCGTATATGCTTCAGCTGGTGGTCTTCAAATAAGAATATTTGGAGAGGAATCGGAAACTTTCAGCGAAGACGAATATATTTATTTGGCATTAAAATTTGCATAGTAATATAGAGAAGAAATTTTAATCTATTTGAACAGCATATTATACGACCATGTTTACGCATAATGACATATTAAGAATTAGAGAATGGGCTGAAAAAAGAAATGCCAAAATTATATTTCGTTTCAAAAATTATCCTTACATATTAGTGATAGAAAAAATGATAAAATCTCAAGATATAAATGAGCGAACAGTTGACTGGATCCGGGCTTTTGGAACTAAAAGGCCTCATCAAGTAATATCTAGCATGCCTATTGATAGTATAACGATATATTATAAGACTAGCGGTGAAGAGGAAAAATTAAAAAACCCGAGACAATTACTCCAAAAGGCAACATCAAATTTATAATATAGATATTAAATGTCATAAATACGATAGGGCCCGTAGCTTAGTAAGGTAGAGCACCCGGCTCTTAATTTAGACACCCAAAGGAGAGACCGGGGGGTCGCGGGTTCAAATCCCGCCGGGCCCGTAACATAATTCCAATACTTTATAATCATGTTTTTATAGGATTACTCACATTTTTTGAGGGGATTTTGAAGATAATATCTGCTGCAGGCATCGCTTGCATATTCATATTGCTCTTTGCAAGCATTGTTTATGCTCAGCCAGCGGAATCGGAGATTATCGAAGAAATAATAGCAAGTTTTGAAGAAATTGTAATTAGTGGCTTAAATCGATTGTTAACAGCGATCATAAACATTGCAAGAGCGATTTATATTCTACTTGGTATTGCTGGTGTGATACTTTGGGCTACAGGTTTTAATCCAGGGAGGGGGAAACAATTGATTATTGGAGCTATAGTAATCGCAGTACTTCTAGAAATGCTTACAAAGATGTAAGCTGAGGATTTATCGAGGAAAAATTTAAAACCCTACTATTTTATAACAAATATGCCGGGGTAGCTCAGCTCGGTAGAGCATCCGGCTGTTAAAAGTATACATTGCTTTACAGAGACCGGATGGTCGCGGGTTCAAGTCCCGCCCCCGGCGTTTCCTTTTATCTACTACCTATGGTTTGTAAAGTTTGGCCTGGCATGTAATTTAGAGAAAAGATATTTCAGATTTTTGGTAGAATTGCCTGAAGTATAGAGTTCTGCAAATTAGAAGCTTCTATCTGCCTTCAACATATTCAATAACTATTTTACCTGCAGATTCTTTAGCAATAATCTTGCTTAATCCTGTAGGATCATCAATAATTATTGTTAACTCCCCTCCCTTCTGTTTTACTTTTGCAATATACTCTCTAATCCTTGTTACTTCCTCGTCATTGGTTCTATTATCTTCTAAAACTCT
Proteins encoded in this window:
- the tgtA gene encoding tRNA guanosine(15) transglycosylase TgtA is translated as MFEILEKDLAGRIGILETRHGKIETPAIAPVVNPSKNIIIPAKIVDLNFPLLMTNAYILKKQYGELAEELSVHRILGVEKPVMTDSGAYQLMTYGKIDVTPEEILRFEEAIGSDIGVILDLPTPPGLSQEEAKERVEETLRRAKKALEMRKGEMLLVGPVQGSIYLDLVEYSAREMSDMNFDIFAIGGFTQLMERYNFVAMADAVVRAKTWLPPDKPVHLFGGGNPVMLSLAVALGIDLFDSAAYAIYAKDLRYMTGYGVLRFERLKELPCNCPICSKYKIEDLKELPREELEQKIALHNLYVISKEIKTIKQAIHEGWLWELIERKAAGQPAIMDALCRLRKYVKFLEKHHPVTRQPVRGLTFSLPTSIWRPEIYRHVRRLDSRYLPPTCNTLLILPETPEKPYTRYGPISIIYKLIKNKGISCHIIVYSPIFGIVPIELSEIFPLSQYKVSRLITRSISKILRYALSSYLIKHSNNYTKIIFIIDDELINVKKSFIKKLKSKCPSIKTIYYSVSRIKDEKSASQFLHKILNID
- a CDS encoding proteasome assembly chaperone family protein, which encodes MNKLFLDVNKRDIKNKVLVAGFHGIGSVGWITVNFLCDKLKARRIGIIVTDNIPLFAARKEDFIVTPYELYLAENFLFLKCNMPVSSEEAYSVLKYVIDLVNEEAIKEAFLIGGLDSRLKKENDEKIRYICTRSLHQNLNDKIVKNKRLTKLEKGLYVVGPLALLLIYFEALKVPTLTILPYAKIDRPDPEAASEAVKIFSYIYDRKIDYLDLIEQAKEVERYLNEIQKKLEEMRKEESKLIYI
- a CDS encoding Lsm family RNA-binding protein produces the protein MSIIDIPSRRFTAEFSAMVDKLVAVRTKSGKEYSGRLVGYESSNYSIVLADAKDMAGNEYHRIIIYGSTISEIFLIEEPLDLGELARRLEERFPRMVKYYPDSRVILVMDKIRVTEKGVEGSGPMAERVKDIFNDFIEKAKAKKIE